One Streptomyces sp. NBC_01217 genomic region harbors:
- the uvrC gene encoding excinuclease ABC subunit UvrC, giving the protein MADPSSYRPKPGQIPDSPGVYKFRDEHRRVIYVGKAKNLRQRLANYFQDLAALHPRTRTMVTTAASVEWTVVSTEVEALQLEYSWIKEFDPRFNVKYRDDKSYPYLAVTLNEEFPRVQVMRGAKKKGVRYFGPYGHAWAIRETVDLMLRVFPVRTCSAGVFKNAARTGRPCLLGYIGKCSAPCVGRVTPEGHRELADDFCDFMAGRTGTYIRRLEKDMMAAAEEMEYERAARLRDDVEALKRAMEKSAVVLADATDADLIAVAEDELEAAVQIFHVRGGRVRGQRGWVTDKVENVDTSGLVEHALQQLYGEETGDSVPKEVLVPALPEDPEAVSLWLAGRRGSQVSLRIPQRGDKKDLMATVQRNAQQALGLHKTKRASDLTTRSRALEEIAEALGLDTAPLRIECFDISHLQGDDVVASMVVFEDGLARKSEYRRFQIKGFEGQDDVRSMHEVIGRRFKRYLQEKERTGEWEETPASSGPVPAPTGPVPETTPEPDGEPREDDGRPKRFAYPPQLVVVDGGQPQVAAAKRALDELGIDDIAVCGLAKRLEEVWLPDDDDPVVLPRSSEGLYLLQRVRDEAHRFAITYQRAKRAKRIRSSPLDAVAGLGETRKQALIKHFGSVKKLKQATIDEICEVPGIGRRTAESVAVALASAAPAMPAVNTATGEIIEDDDGGSTT; this is encoded by the coding sequence ATGGCAGACCCCTCCAGCTACCGCCCCAAGCCGGGACAGATCCCCGACTCCCCGGGGGTCTACAAATTCCGCGACGAACACCGCAGGGTGATCTACGTCGGAAAGGCCAAGAACCTTCGCCAGCGCCTGGCCAACTACTTCCAGGACCTGGCCGCGCTCCACCCGCGTACGCGCACGATGGTCACCACGGCGGCCTCGGTGGAGTGGACCGTCGTGTCCACGGAGGTCGAAGCGCTCCAGCTGGAGTACTCCTGGATCAAGGAGTTCGACCCCCGGTTCAACGTCAAGTACCGCGACGACAAGAGCTATCCGTACCTCGCGGTCACGCTCAACGAGGAATTCCCGCGCGTCCAGGTCATGCGCGGAGCCAAGAAGAAGGGCGTGCGCTACTTCGGTCCGTACGGGCACGCCTGGGCGATCCGCGAGACGGTCGACCTGATGCTCCGGGTCTTCCCGGTGCGTACGTGCTCCGCCGGAGTCTTCAAGAACGCCGCCAGGACCGGCCGCCCGTGCCTCCTCGGCTACATCGGCAAGTGCTCGGCCCCCTGCGTCGGCCGGGTCACCCCCGAGGGACACCGCGAACTGGCGGACGACTTCTGCGACTTCATGGCCGGCCGCACCGGCACGTACATCCGCCGCCTGGAGAAGGACATGATGGCGGCGGCCGAGGAGATGGAGTACGAGCGGGCGGCCCGGCTCCGTGACGACGTGGAGGCCCTCAAGCGGGCCATGGAGAAGAGTGCCGTCGTCCTCGCCGACGCCACCGACGCCGACCTGATCGCGGTCGCCGAGGACGAGCTCGAAGCCGCCGTCCAGATCTTCCATGTGCGCGGCGGACGGGTGCGCGGCCAACGCGGCTGGGTCACCGACAAGGTGGAGAACGTCGACACGTCGGGCCTGGTCGAACACGCCCTGCAGCAGCTGTACGGCGAGGAGACGGGCGATTCCGTCCCCAAGGAGGTCCTCGTCCCGGCCCTCCCCGAGGACCCCGAAGCGGTCTCCCTGTGGCTCGCCGGCCGCCGGGGCTCCCAGGTCAGCCTGCGCATCCCGCAGCGCGGCGACAAGAAGGACCTGATGGCGACGGTCCAGCGCAACGCCCAGCAGGCCCTGGGGCTGCACAAGACCAAGCGCGCCTCGGACCTCACGACCCGCTCCCGCGCCCTGGAGGAGATCGCCGAGGCGCTCGGCCTCGACACGGCCCCGCTGCGCATCGAGTGCTTCGACATCTCCCATCTCCAGGGCGACGACGTGGTCGCCTCCATGGTCGTCTTCGAGGACGGGCTGGCCCGCAAGAGCGAGTACCGCCGCTTCCAGATCAAGGGTTTCGAGGGGCAGGACGACGTCCGGTCGATGCACGAGGTGATCGGCCGCCGTTTCAAGCGGTACCTCCAGGAGAAGGAGCGCACGGGGGAGTGGGAGGAGACCCCGGCCTCGTCCGGCCCCGTCCCCGCCCCGACCGGCCCCGTCCCCGAGACCACCCCCGAGCCGGATGGCGAGCCCCGGGAGGACGACGGTCGGCCCAAGCGGTTCGCCTATCCGCCGCAGCTCGTCGTGGTCGACGGCGGCCAGCCGCAGGTCGCAGCCGCCAAGCGAGCCCTCGACGAGCTGGGGATCGACGACATCGCCGTCTGCGGCCTCGCCAAGCGCCTCGAAGAGGTCTGGCTGCCCGATGACGACGACCCCGTCGTCCTGCCCCGCTCCAGCGAGGGCCTCTACCTCCTCCAGCGCGTCCGTGACGAGGCCCACCGCTTCGCGATCACGTATCAGCGCGCCAAGCGGGCCAAGCGCATCCGGTCCAGCCCCCTGGATGCCGTCGCCGGCCTCGGTGAGACCCGGAAACAGGCGCTGATCAAGCATTTCGGCTCCGTGAAGAAGCTGAAGCAGGCGACAATCGACGAGATCTGCGAGGTTCCGGGGATAGGCCGCAGGACGGCGGAATCGGTGGCTGTCGCCCTGGCCTCGGCCGCCCCGGCCATGCCCGCCGTGAATACGGCGACAGGAGAGATCATTGAAGATGACGACGGGGGCAGCACGACATGA